The segment ctcccaaacaaaacagtcttcgagtcgccagcatccagcggctccctgcaatctgCATTAAtgtcttcataatattatagtataaataaaaataatataaaaatttgacCTTACATTGACAAAATCTCCACCTTGGATCATAAAATCTTTTATAACTCTGTGAAATGTTGCTCCTTTGTAACCCAGTGGTACACCATCTCTTCTATATTCGCCTGTACAAAATTCTCTGAaattttcacttgtttttgGCACTACATCAGCAAACAGTTCAAATATCATGCGGCCTATTTCCTgaaatatataagtaaaattagTAGGTAGTATTCATTAAGTCATGCaaataagatttaatttttattaatcactattattataaactttaattaattctCTGACAAAACAGGCTGccctttatataaaaaaaattaatgaatgcTTTCTATAAAACGAATGCCAAGCAATCAGTATAACTTGTTGGATACTTACATCTTCGTGCaaaatgtaatacatttcatctACAACTAAGCAAATCATTCAGAAGATATGGTGCATCAAAATGCATTTTATGTATAGAAATTTAGCCATTACACTAAGAAATCTAGCTTAACCAGTATACAACATACCTAAACAGTTAGTTTTGCTGTACACTGATAACATgcaaggaaaaaaaaacattttttgatatACCACTAACTTTGACTCtctattaaataaactaatatagaGAATAGTTAACATTcgaattaaaaacataagatgTGGTTGATTTACCGTTGTTCCTACTGTTATATCGAAGAAAACCACCGGATTATTTGGGTTTCTCAACTGTGACTGAATTTGGTTCCATGTCGGCATCGTTTGTTATTGTTTTCAAAATCTTCAACAGGTACTGTTACTGGTTAATTACTAGTAGAGTAAGAGTGACTGCGCGGTTTAACttaaatagatataaataatacagCAAAGTCAATAGTTATTTTGAATGTTTCAGTACTTTtcttaaaagttttaaatttattacaaagttacaaactgctaaattattataaccttaaaatttaaactttttttaacacCTCTCTGTCTGGACCGCTCTGTGGTCTGACGTCTGAGACACAGAAACAGATTAGATATCTTACTACCGTGCTACTACGGTCTGAGATGTGAGTCCACAGATGACAAATGAGAGACACCCTGTACTCATCGTCATCTTTTCTCTGAGCTCCAGCTTTTTAGAGCCTCTCTAAGTCGCCAAAGACTGTATAATTAACTCATAAAAAATGATTAGATCATAGATAACAtgcactcagaccaattaccttttgACTTGTATCGTACTTTTAATCGTCaactgttaaatattttctatgtgcGAGTACCTCGACCCTTTCAAAAAAAGTcaaattgtctttttttttgaaagacaTATTGTGTCCTTGCGCTACacacaattatatttaattttaatttatggagatggtccactcttgtaccccgtaccaataaattttaaaaatacaagtattttattaaagtgaataaatctaactaaataaaattaaaacccaagtttttcagttatatcaagatatttatttattaaatcgtCCTAAAAGCAATTTTGACATGGAAATTGACAGAAAACATCACAACGATTACTGAAGAAtttaagtaaattcgtagatttgtttaaagttaaaaatttaattttcatttatttccacCAGGGTATAATGAattctgggctccatacaatttttgaccatcttctttattttaacacaatgaaacatcgatttttagacgttagatcgtgatcatacacttttgacagaggggtaacatcCAGCGAGGCAGCTCCAGTGTTAATTGATCTGAAGTCTAATTTACATATTTCTACAATCTCGAAAACTGAATCTAGAATGGCATGTATGTACTTGTTTATGTTGTAAGGATATGTTACATAGATTTGAAACACAATCATCGATGTGTgagtccccctcaaaaaatgacggACAATaatttgttggtgaatttgggtgcgatacaagtccttatGTATTTGATCTGAGTTTGACGATCGTGTCCAACATTAATTTACAGCACttaaagccaaaaaaaaaaacagtttatgaaaaaaaaaaaactgatgacttgaaaatgaaattgaaaaataaaaatttgatgTCTGTGGTTATAACATAAATCTaacctaaaatataaaatatttaattatttatctattttaaattaaaatatatttaaacaggACATTAAAAATGGCAAACAATACATTTCTCGATTATTATAGAATATTGCGCAGTGATCGAAAGGCTTCCAACGAGGATTTAAAAAGAAGTTACCAAAGTTTAGTTTTGTTGTTTCATCCGGATAAAGTCGGTGGTGGTCAGGAAGAGAAGTTTCATACAATACAAAAAGCGTGGTCCGTATTAAAGGAACCTGAGAGCCGAAGACAGTATGATGCAGAGCTTGCATGTTACGAAAATCACCAACTTTTGCTTTACGAAACTATAACTCTATCACAAATGGAATTCGATACAGCTGAAGATGTTTACACTTATCAGTGCAGATGTAACGGTATCTACTATTTAGAGGCAAGTGAATTACTAATTTGTTCTAATCAAGTAGTTATTGGTTGTGATGAGTGCTCATTCTCCATTAAAGTTAATATTCCAAGGTGATTGCAGTATGTTTGCATGTAGTACGGCCAGTGGCGTAGAGATATGGGGATCATGAAATGAATTGAAtgaaaaaattttgaataatgcAAATGTGTACACCTTACACAAAAATATGACTTCAAAAGTTATGGTAATGTTGACCTCGGGTCTGAAGCACAGGTAGTTTATCTTGATCTTCAATATGTTGCAACATagacttattaaataagtaaacgGTATCTTGCTGTCAAACATCTGAAGCACCATAATGGCACCAAGTATCTATGTGTGTTTGAAGTGTAATAAAGGAAATTAATCGGCGGTCTGTCCGTCTTCATATTATGTGTCTGTGTTGTCCTATGAGTACATTCAAACTGGCAGAGTTGAGGTGCATCACTTAGTTTAGGAGAtggggttttattttattttaaaactctaGCCATGCCACTGAGTTCGACTGACTTTTCAGtgaaaatttaacattaatCTATACATGAGCGATTTATTTCTGTAATATGTGTGATGCTATGCTATAATATtaccatagctgggcattaactcgttaatccgttaatcattaattaacgaagttaacattttgcttaacggattaacttttaaaaatgtttacggACCTGTTATCTTCCGTTAACATGCTGAAGCCCGTTAATCggtaatccaatgcctactatttaccgcgcgaagcgattaacaggtttagacaagtaagaagttatgatttattttttcaaagaaatcaacaaattactatatttatgttaaaattatagataaaatcaactaaaatcaaTTTATGGCAGATTTCCCCAGTGCCCacccttatttttccaatggggatctcacacaatgatataaaaatgcaatattaaccagtcatattaacggataacgattaacgttaacttgcgtttattcttccggaatgtaacgctttaacgtttaacgaagctaactttttttgtagcggattagcaattaacgaagttaactatttgattaacggtgcccagctatgaaTATTACTATGTCTACTTACAGTAGCATAGCAACAGTCGTAAACATTTatacatgtaataaatattataaagcacaGCAAAAGAAATTGAATCTGATGTGATCAACTTTTATGTtagattgtattttttaaacagtttgtacttgttttagttgtaaaattgatttattattgttctctttttatattttattgatgttttaatttaagtatattgttattacttaatatatgttaataactatttagctttttattttagcatttaaaaattcttaatttttgataattttgtttgatcAGTAGATGCAGACATAACAGACTcacatacaatttatttatttaattttgtcattagtacatgtaggtacctatttattttataaatatgagtaatatatatgtatagttgtatattatattgtagattggggaataaataatatttttaatcaggATTTACTTTTTACAATTTCATGTAGAGTAACaactaaatattatacttaacagATATAATATGATCCCACTTCTATGTTTGTACCTTCATATAATTAGAATGATTAACAATCTCATTGTCATTTCATAGTGAGCTCATAGCGGCCAAGAACatattttgtaaagaaaactaaatgatGGTGGAGTAGTCCCAGTCCTATTTTATTTATCCCgatgcaatgaaagagatagggATATTTCCAGTTGTACAACAATTGGTACTGTTTTTCTATTagtcttttctttttctttttctcttcagAATTTGGTTGTACTACACTGTACATGTCACTgttattaaatttcttttttgtttatgtttggtGAACAGTCAATTAGATTTTTTATGGTAGGTAATGAACTGACCAAAGATGGCATACCTTAGGAAAACCATCATAAACAAAGAACACTTTGTGGCAAACTCTTTTATTTGCCCACTCAAAGTCTGGCGAACAAACCGAACATCTAATTtattaatcttttattttatgtaattatacattttaatcaGTGTAACAAATATATCAGTGCATCATCATATCGATCTATAATCTTATGCTGGCATTATGTACGGCAATAACTTTGCAATTCATACAATTCATTCAATTCATTTATACAAGGAAAATATCCTACAAAGTGCCATCCTATGTCCATAACCTGAGGCAAAGACGTTTTCACCTTCAGCTTCATATATCTCAGTCTGTAATTACATACCCTTCTGACTGGAACACAGTGATGCGGCATGGCACCAGATACAAACATGGTAGCTATCCTAACAATTTTGCCTGCCTCTGTAGCACAGTGTATTTACAAGTCAGAGTCCTATGTTctattcccggctgggccgattgaggttttcttaattggtctaggtctggctggtgggaggcttcacccatggctagttaccaccctaccgacaaagacatactgccaagcgatttagcattcctgCACAATGTCATGTAGAATTGAAgcaggtgtggattttcatcctcctcctaacaagttagcccacttccatcttagattgcatcatcacttaccatcaggtgagattgtaggcaagggctaacttgtaaagaataaataaaaaaaaaataatatggtcATGGTCACTCATACacggtaaaataaataaaagccgTTTATCATGTTTATTACCATTTATATTATGGTTAGgctaaaacataaataatataatcatgacaaggtaaaattatcataattacgGTTAACTCATGTGAATGACTAAAattaaacctaaaataaaattttgtacagcattttatattacaatacaacaattttgatagtgattgaagaaaataaattactacattgaatgtcaatatttatttttaaaacagcaaatttaaaattcaatttaaattatgcAAAAAGATCTAAGCTATCACATATAATTAtgcaattttaaatttcataagaAATTTCACAAATACTTTAGTGGCAAGAACTAGAACAAATAAAATAGCAACATAAtccataaattaattttttaaattctatagaGAGTGTGAAGAGAGATGCATATAAAATCATAAGccaacataaataaaacaatttgccATATAGCAATGAATGGCAAACTGATTTGTCCGACAGCCATTATTGCCACCACGGGCAATGTTCTGCAAACATCGCGGGGTAGCAATCACTTGtcacattatttgtaaaatcTTCAACATACACTCATTGAGATTACatgaattttatttaccaataaaTTGATCACAAACACAATTAAATAGCGGCATACACATGatatttacatacattattGTGCACACTTTTGTACTTTAAAATAAGATTCACTTAaatatgcaataaaaaaataataaaatgtccaATTGGCTAGCTCTtcacacacaaaaataaaacttgtgaatatttttttttattttcaagtaataGGTATACAATTTTTCTGAGGCCTaaaaattatagttaaatattatgcatgttatattttgtgatacggtgtatttaatttacaaatattgcACCAAAAACTCCGCCATGTGTTGAATCAGTGACtagataataacaaataatatgcacaaatttcaagtttgctaaaattaataatgagcTCAACTCTATGGCTAAGCTCTGTTACATTGTCACAAGTTCCTTTTTCTGTGTAAATGCAGCCTGATGCAGTCTATAATTTACACACTCCGCAAGCACTTTGTTACATAAAAGTGGATTTTGTGGTAAATACCCACATTTACAGTAACAATCAGCAAAGTCTCACTTTATTCACACATCTGTCCATGAAATTCTTCTTTCTCTTAGTCTGTGTGGTTGCATCTAGCGGTGCAGGTAATGAAAGTTGTGTGTGCTCATTCGAATCCAGCAAACCATCACAGGACGGGCACCTCAGTGGTATCGGCTGTATTCGTTTACAGTCTATATTATCACTACTTTCAGATAGTCTCTCTGGTAGGCTATATAAGGTTTTGACAGGCGAAGATGTGCTGCTACTAGACAGTTGTTCACAACTTTGTGAGTTTGCTGAAGCTTTTTCCATTGAAGACTGTCGACTTCGTCGAGGTctgaaagttaaaaaatatttatgaagtaCAGCAtaaccttgtatttttaaataacaatgtcCTAGCTGTGTGAATTGAACAATCAACTGTATTAGATGGTCATATTTCAGAGCCATGATTAGATTAAGTCAGGTGCCTTTTTCAATCAGGATTATGACcagggaacaatggattttatCAGGATAAACAGGATCAGGGATTTACCGGGTAAAAAGCGTTAATCCaggatataatctatctccatttcaaatttcagttgaatcagttcagtagttgcggcgtgacAAACAAAAACACACAAACCTTCGCTTTTACGAgtacattcattatcaacctattttaacagcccactaatAGGGCCAGGCCACCCTTCTTATAGTAGGAGTGTATATATGGAACTTAAACCTACCAAGGTGCTACATAGCGAGATTGCAGTTTGccttcttagaagaaaaaaatccGAGTATCTCATGGTCCGatccaggaccttgtgatccaaaACCACCACCAACCAgagaccaacaaggcagttagtTTAcctttatattagtgtgatattatgCGTGTGCGGGGAGGGGGGAGGGgttattatgttctaactatGGAAAATCTGTAATTCGCTGTAGCATATtggtaaagttttattttttgtaacgcAGTTGATTTTTCTTTACAACAACAATATGTGGCGTAGTTACCTGACTGGTGGCAGAGTGTGCAACGTCTCTAGTCAATCCGCTTTATCGCTGCCCCGGCTCTCGCTGGAGTGCATGCGCTGGTAGTTGGGCGGGCCGCGCCCGATGGCGGCCGTGCCCGGAGTCTGCACGTCGCCTCGACTGCGCAGGGGGCCCTCCATCCTGTTCGCCAAGTTTGATTTGCCGCGAAGGAAGCTGGAAATTTATTTAGAACATTCATTATGTCGAATGGCAAGCTCAAATGTGCAAAGCTATGCTATATGCTATGGGGCCTGCCAAGAGAGTGCACGTTGAAATCTCTTAAGTTTTGAATTACGAGTAGTAtgtacttccaaacacaacagtttttatgaaaatcagtCTGTCAGTGAAACTAAGACTGGTTCTGAAAGCAGATTCTATCTAAAAGAGCCAGCCTAACTGTAGCAGTTGCTCTTATAAGATATCTTATCCTGAATTATTTGCAGAAGCGAAAGGATTCGACGCTGATGGATTATGTAATAAGTACTTGTCGCATAAATTACAATCTTgttcataatcattatcatcctgTTTTAACAGCCCAGGGGGCCTGGTCTTGTAGTAAAAGTACAAAAAGGGAATCCATCTCCTTTAAAGAGGATATTAACGTTGAACTCatgggcgtagccaggattGTATCTAGGATGGGGGCAGCTATACTTAAATTGTCTATCTCACATTACTAATTGATACGTTCCGACCAAACCAGTTTTTACGGCCGAATTTGAAAAAACGAATTTCGGGTTCGGaacagtttcggtttcggctgTAGTTTCGGCCGGGAAACGGTTTTCATTCATATCCCATGCCCGTACCTTGCTACGCCCATGTTGATCTTTGAAATTCTACTAGCCTTGAGATAATTCTTTAATTCTTCAAGACCTTTGTATCATACGAATTTTGCATGACTTTCTTACCTTTCAAGTTTCTCAACACACGCGTCCTGGTAGTCGTGGATCCACCGCACGCCGTTGAAGTGGCACACCGCGCGCATGTCTTCCGGCAGCTCCTCCGGCTCGGGCCACTCGAAGTTGTCGATAATCGGGACGATGTTACATTGTGATTGTAGCGCTGCTACTATTTcctgtaagaaattttcagttgaaattaacactcccgatggtagCCGGGCTGGGgggcgatgaatgaaaacccataACTGATGCACgcacccgcgcagtttttcctCCCgatgcccgcatatcatgggagtgtcatcaacaaacttgccaagctaaaCCTCCAATAATCGTATaagttgatttttattaaaaacttcatATAATTGAAAACTTAAGTAGTACTTTTCAATTGTATGACTACTTTGAGCACTACTCACATGCATTGGGGTGAATGTAATGAATCTAAAAACGCACTGCTTTGATTTTTGCAATGCTGAGCTTAAAATAAACCTATACAGAACCTATATTTATTAAGAACCATTACACTGCTACAGTGATAATGTAACTCTGTAACGACtaatatcagatgttaataataatgaccgtgACTGACGTGTTACTCGTTAATAATAAAGGTTTCCattgatgaaataatttaaaaatcggttcagtttagGCGTGCAAGCGTAACAAACGAActtacattcgcatttataattagGATGGTAAGATGAAAtaatatcttttaataaataatttccacGAAACTCACCCGATGTACCCAGTCTTTTTGTTCATTGTCGTGCTTACAACGTTCCAATGCATTCGGCGTGAGCACGAGCAAAAAGTGTTTCGCTTGCCGTATACTTCGCAGTAGATTGTTGTCGAACTTCCCCGCTTCCAATCTCTCCACGTCGATGAATACCGTGAAGCCTCGCACTTGGAGGTGAACTTTCAACAGACTCGCTAATTGTGAACCGTTTGATCTTCTGTAGCTAACAAATACGTCCAAGTTCTTCTCCAGACTCTCGTCACCTTTGCTGAGCAGATTGTCGTAGGCTGCAAAATATTTGAATTCATAATTAAAATCTAGCTTTTATATGGATGCTCTAACAGTACAGTGGTAAACTAGAGTGTATGCTTTTGTCTAGACAATTGAGTCCAAAGTCCATATGTTTATCTTGTTTAATTTGAGTTCTATAGTCACCTTCTAACTCCATGATGCTCCACAATACAATTGCATCGCCTTTGTCATCGACATTACCCATATGGTATACCTACGCAAGTATATCATACGCATCCAATCGAAGGTCAAAAAGTGGTTCTAATTTAGCTACTTTAGATCTTTGGGCCCATATAATTATACTAACAAGACAACACAAATAAAAAGGTtgtaaatagtaatttaaaaataaacaattcataCAGTGAAGTATTCTTTATAGTACAGGCTTAGCttgtaaatgacgaagttatataATACCGATTTACTAGGAAGACTTACCGCGTATGGCATTCAGAATCCGTAATCGATGTATACTATTAGCTATTCGACATTCAACTTCAAGTTGTTCGTCGCTTAATCCTCTGATAGATTCTTTGTCGACGCCAGCGTTAAGCATTGAATACGTGTATATTGTGTATTCTGGACCCATGCTTTGTAAAAACTCATTTAGGCTGCCGGTGTCCCGAGAACTGTAGTCGGCCATTTTCTTTAATTGCTGAAGTTCTCTTGTGAATCTGTAAAAAAAGAACAAGTTTATTAACCCCCGAtgtcaaaataaacaatatattttttaaatatatcaataatatctaaaaataaccGCACCTCTTACGTTTGATTCCATTATGTAATCCGATGTCTTCTTTGAGATTATCTTCTGTTATCTGTAATAATAAATCGCCGTCCACCCTACTTTCGTAAAAGTTAGTCGCATATTCTGAAAAACCTATTTGTTTCACCCATTCTCGTACATCTTCTATTGACCAAAGCGGTACTTGCTGCGACAGCTTATGTGGCACTTCTTCCCCAATAAGCCTCAAGGCTTGAGCAGCGTATTTCGAAGCTACTGCATTTGGACAACTGGCTACTTTCTTTAAAGTTTCAATTGCTCCTATTTCCCtaaatatttcagtttttcCTTGTTGTTTCTTTatcccagcctccatacaaaaatGGAATGCTGCCAGATTTCGAGCTTCTTCTCTTTTCGAGCTCAATACAGGGACTAATCGTTGCAACCAGTTTTTACTTTGACCATGAGCATGTGCTAAATTAGAACGAGCAAATTCAGACGGGTTATGCGAGGTAACGAACGGTTCTACTAAATCCAGTGTTCCCGATTTAAGGACCGCAGCTTCTATTTCCTTATTTGCTACTAACACTGCAATGGCTAAACAAGCGTAATACTTGATATTATCATCATTGTGGAAAGCAAGAGGGAACAGCCACATTGGTACTTTCCTTTTTATCATAGCTTCTTGGTTTTCAGCTCCGCCGTATAATGAAAGGTTAGCCAGCGCTGTTGCACAATGACGCAAAGTTTCGATATCGTTTTTTCTGCATTCGAATAACACAGCGTCTAAACCTCCGAGTTTAATGACATCACTACATGTGCCTTCACTGTGTTTGAACAGGTGTTCTAATATTCCAGTACCTATCCTTGCATGGTCTACAGAATTTGCGTGTTTTGTACATACACAAGCGACATTAACAACCTTTTCGAGTCCATTCTCTACTACGTGCGCTCTATTTTCTGTTGTAAGGCATTGTTCGAGTAATTTAGCGGAACAAAATTGTAAATCAGGGTTGTTTGTTTCTAAGCAGTTCGCCATTAAAATATCCAGGCCACCAGATTTTCGTAATATGTTGCATAAAGAGTATCCCAACTCGTGTCCGTATGCTGGAACCGCCCATGCTCTTCGtaccatttcatttaatttgttaaattgtaCACATGCGTTTTTCATATCTATTTGGTTATTTTTCATAGCTGCTATAAATGCATTCATTCGGTAAGAATATTTTTGAATCGCTAACTCAACATCCTTTTGATTTGAATTTGCGTCTAACTTATCTAAGTCTTCAAATGTTAAGTTCGATAGATCTTCATCGCCAGGTTTTACGGTTCCATTTAACAATTGACTCATCTGGAACAGAAGCAGGTACACAGTATGAATAGTTTTTTAGTAAAGTCACACCTACGTCATGATTAACGTATGTATGCTACATAACGTTGTGGATtgataaataagtgaataacaAAGAATTGGTTactaatatttttccaaaaacgTTAAAAGTATTAAACTGGATAACAATATCAAGTAGCGCCTTACCTGTGAAGATAGTAAAGTTGATTTAGAAGATAGATTTTTGCTCGATATAGTCATATTGGAGTGTGCTACGCTAGAATGCTCTTTATGACTAAACATGCCGCTTGATGTGACAGTCTGCCTAGCCTGTGATGAAGCCATAGCCTTCTTCTCGGCACTAAATGCTTCAGTTTGCAAACGAGAGCTAGATGCAGACATGTTATTAGCTTCTTGTGCTGTCACTTCACCCGCTTGTAATGACCGCTTTTcctaaaaataccaaataaatatttaatatactcACGTTCGACCATAAACAGTACACCttaaatttctaaatttaatatcTGGAAACTTCCACCGTGACTCAGGTCACCATGCTTATCACTACATCACTTGATATTTGGCACTTTTTACACAACAACAcggtatataaatatttgtaaatttacaGGAATAATGATACGCAAATTAGGTCTCGGCCGCCGTTTCGAAGACATGATTTCTTgatttaaatttgttaaattgACTTTGCGATATCGGACGCGGTGGATATTCGTTCGTCTCGGGATCAAAACTACTTTTACATACAAAAGTAGTGCGCGTCATGGCTCGGAttgaacgctgaatcgcttctATTGGATATAGGCCAATCGCGCGGTACTCGCGGGACTTTcgatgataattttaaagtttgtataCAGACGTCACGATTTAGAAGGTCAGTGAGTAAAATATTCTGGGGAAACGTACTCTCTCAGAAGGATAACTCGGCTTCGGGGGAAAACGCGACAGGACGCCTCTGTGTACCGGCCACGGGGCCGAACCCCCACCAGAAGACATTCCGCTTCTAAAATTAAAGCCGTCTATTCGTGTACCCGTGTGAACGCGCATGCGCAATAATTAACTTCCGCGTATGCTCGCACGCACGACGGTCAAACGTTGACTGACATGGTTCGGTAAATGTTCCGATAAGCGCTCGTAGATAAAGTGTGAGCTAACCGCCCCCGGCGATCCTCCGCGTCGCAGCATCCTGCTCGTCCATGCCATTAAGCGTGCGGCCATACTGCAGATATCGTGTGTGGATACGCAATTATGCGGcgttttttacttttacatcGCAAATGTGTAATACATGTTACCAAGGCAAGGAGCCGAACTCGACTGAACGTTGTAGCGTCGCGTTGCTGAGACGTCATTCTAGGATATCGATTGAGCCCGGTCACGCGAGGTCGCGTCCTTCGGCGCGCCTTGCTGGCGGCAGAAAGCTAGACGCACTTTTATTTCGGTTTTTGGTAAAAAGTTTGGCAATGTCAATTTATatgttaagtaattaaataactcCAGGAATCCCACAACTTTGTCTGCATAGAATTTTTTAACTACAAATCCGACATTCTTAAAAGTTAAAATCGGACTACGCGTTCTTGAATTACAGctaagtaaacatttttaattttatagatttgggattgtttattataaacacAGATATATATTAATTTCGGTTTGTATTatgaataagtaataataataatacttacttgGTGATATGCCGCATTTTGCTCGGCAGTGAGGCCTTCTGCTTGCAACAGTCTATGAGACGCCCCAGCCGCGCTGTGTTCTGCGTATTGCATATCTCCGTGTTGCAATCGTCGCATTCTTGTGCTGTTTGCATTAGATTTTGATGCACTATAACCATCCGTCACAACACGCGTTGAACTCGCCGAAGTCATACGTGCAGCACTATATTTTAGTTCATTTGCAGCGTTGGAACCTACGGTCGCAGCGTTAGGTGCTAACAGACATTGTTTGTCGGGCGGTGGTGTATCTGATTCAGGGAATGTAACTAGAGGTCCTTCGCCTGCCAAATCACTCATATCGCTAATGTCTCCAATATCTCCCATGTCACTGAGATCGCGTATGTCAGGAATTtgcctttctttcttttcatccTGATCTACTATGTTCTCCATTGAGCTTCTTAATCTGCAACGATGTTCCAAACTAAATTAGG is part of the Bicyclus anynana chromosome 5, ilBicAnyn1.1, whole genome shotgun sequence genome and harbors:
- the LOC112043734 gene encoding NAD(+) hydrolase sarm1 isoform X1 — translated: MRRKEPVSAPSVGRGRSLIATRTNQQQQRKMQGTKSQLPRSNSSPAPQSDTNQPSNPNKGYVLRSFSSPESKQSSRRDSESFYQVNSQDSRSELDSDLDTFEHFEECLLDIDADDDSYGHYKRSPDSDEPKRVVTTLLPGSGLQRISIRPITSNILKPHGTREAQKKFKRENAENKRFSRLNFRPLIVKMPSQNTLLPMSDTDSIGIEELQTSPPLELESLELDRQLDDAEELLKRGAAIAVEESDSDMVRSEESLLSPEKATKSSRWIPEFNLDGNSSLKHNGSAKDLASVMENLKKSSLASRQNQSLNTQVTSSLKQQMVSSTTSSSAVTSQRVQSSSQRASSMKSDLTELKSSISEMKTLSNSAALNFGQRLRSSMENIVDQDEKKERQIPDIRDLSDMGDIGDISDMSDLAGEGPLVTFPESDTPPPDKQCLLAPNAATVGSNAANELKYSAARMTSASSTRVVTDGYSASKSNANSTRMRRLQHGDMQYAEHSAAGASHRLLQAEGLTAEQNAAYHQEKRSLQAGEVTAQEANNMSASSSRLQTEAFSAEKKAMASSQARQTVTSSGMFSHKEHSSVAHSNMTISSKNLSSKSTLLSSQMSQLLNGTVKPGDEDLSNLTFEDLDKLDANSNQKDVELAIQKYSYRMNAFIAAMKNNQIDMKNACVQFNKLNEMVRRAWAVPAYGHELGYSLCNILRKSGGLDILMANCLETNNPDLQFCSAKLLEQCLTTENRAHVVENGLEKVVNVACVCTKHANSVDHARIGTGILEHLFKHSEGTCSDVIKLGGLDAVLFECRKNDIETLRHCATALANLSLYGGAENQEAMIKRKVPMWLFPLAFHNDDNIKYYACLAIAVLVANKEIEAAVLKSGTLDLVEPFVTSHNPSEFARSNLAHAHGQSKNWLQRLVPVLSSKREEARNLAAFHFCMEAGIKKQQGKTEIFREIGAIETLKKVASCPNAVASKYAAQALRLIGEEVPHKLSQQVPLWSIEDVREWVKQIGFSEYATNFYESRVDGDLLLQITEDNLKEDIGLHNGIKRKRFTRELQQLKKMADYSSRDTGSLNEFLQSMGPEYTIYTYSMLNAGVDKESIRGLSDEQLEVECRIANSIHRLRILNAIRAYDNLLSKGDESLEKNLDVFVSYRRSNGSQLASLLKVHLQVRGFTVFIDVERLEAGKFDNNLLRSIRQAKHFLLVLTPNALERCKHDNEQKDWVHREIVAALQSQCNIVPIIDNFEWPEPEELPEDMRAVCHFNGVRWIHDYQDACVEKLESFLRGKSNLANRMEGPLRSRGDVQTPGTAAIGRGPPNYQRMHSSESRGSDKAD